The following are encoded in a window of Numida meleagris isolate 19003 breed g44 Domestic line chromosome 9, NumMel1.0, whole genome shotgun sequence genomic DNA:
- the LINS1 gene encoding protein Lines homolog 1 isoform X2, with product MKISLLQQMYKDVLAGTPLPKESYYYTSFLNLCVEQSQERDELCDLPSSDGSVRSHQDAMSDTVVPTTDDVSRNLANMNFSFCPREVMLLQLTLIKMLVAKAESQEIEFSARQKYGEILLLLLKETKIDSELVYLLSSYDRLLSHTASKSLASLVYFQLKEENAVNVTWLTFSLKSLLEFPMHTQVAECLWTLTAVIQDVMKDKVLPKAGILKLLAPLDAVLEGFYSSILLHHFDSQLYSSPYSANNLISFIDLLEALLASRTQLELPLKCQRVLFLKVSYVLNLINSSTHYFFKKKFIMLLKKCVLYKPQEDAVTGSQFLQNPYLKEDMLALSNAVLQVVNLTWLNEIPLGEKASYFGSSEALSGDNTQSGSDQTVLRALSLAVLKTLEFKCQNSATEAEIKGFQSSMSHLLTFWRNHMKHSPHSHPVAHHCEWLSLIFIEQDDDMWEAAKALLLIYLKIDRLQRDAADNLSQEEEESWNFRTHASGYNPHCIFLFFLEKIAFDSTVLLDFLISSETCFLEYLVRYLKLLREDWHQFVNVCNHFDTKHGTCQPISSIKAARQEEQSCVTGVSLQNACCEPEPQTLIPLASSHNYLVFTTEQGDNEVAESNQSNSLLCNDNTSLLGSLQSLVNYDSSEDSELESVGKECLVNTKQMPLHEEHETMIRETVCSYTDDKQNTLESEALPLKQKGSNTSSSLACIVSSDNIIPLRIMLYKSTKCLEELQKAISRLQRRNLFPYNPSALLRLLSHIEKISKNMNSQ from the exons ATGAAGATATCTCTGCTACAGCAGATGTATAAGGATGTACTGGCAGGCACTCCGTTACCAAAGGAAAGCTATTATTACACCTCTTTTCTTAATCTATGTGTTGAGCAGTCACAGGAAAGAGATGAATTGTGTGATCTGCCATCTAGTGATGGCAGTGTTAGGAGTCATCAGGACGCTATGTCGGACACTGTTGTCCCTACAACAGATGATGTATCGCGGAATTTAGCAAACATGAACTTCTCATTTTGTCCACGAGAAGTGATGCTGCTTCAGTTAACTTTGATCAAAATGCTGGTTGCTAAAGCAGAGTCCCAGGAAATTGAATTCAGTGCAAGACAGAAGTACGGTGAaatccttctccttcttttgaaagaaacaaaaattgacTCAGAATTG GTTTATCTTCTCAGTAGCTACGATCGTCTGTTATCTCACACGGCTTCAAAAAGTTTAGCATCTCTTGTATATTTCCAGCTGAAGGAAGAG AATGCAGTAAATGTCACCTGGCTCACCTTCAGTTTGAAAAGTCTTCTGGAGTTCCCTATGCACACCCAAGTAGCAGAATGCCTGTGGACTCTTACAGCTGTTATCCAGGATGTAATGAAAGATAAAGTGTTACCCAAAGCAG GTATTTTGAAGTTGTTGGCTCCTCTTGATGCTGTGCTTGAAGGATTTTACAGTTCCATTCTGCTCCATCATTTTGACAGTCAGCTCTATAGTTCACCTTATTCCGCAAACAATTTGATCAGTTTCATAGACCTGCTTGAAGCACTTCTGGCTTCTAGAACTCAATTAGAGCTACCACTGAAATGTCAGAgagtattgtttttaaaagtgtcTTATGTCCTGAACCTCATTAACTCATCAACTCACTATTTCTTCAAGAAGAAGTTCATTATGCTTCTTAAAAAATGTGTCCTTTATAAGCCTCAAGAAGATGCTGTAACTGGGTCTCAGTTCTTACAAAACccatatttaaaagaagatatGCTTGCACTAAGTAATGCTGTCCTGCAAGTTGTGAATTTGACTTGGCTTAATGAAATCCCACTCGGTGAAAAGGCCAGCTACTTTGGAAGCAGCGAAGCTCTTTCTGGAGATAATACTCAAAGTGGTTCTGACCAAACTGTCCTCAGAGCCCTAAGTCTGGCTGTGCTCAAAACACTGGAGTTCAAGTGTCAGAACTCTGCGACAGAAGCTGAAATCAAAG GATTTCAGAGTTCCATGTCCCATCTGCTGACATTCTGGAGGAATCACATGAAGCATTCCCCACACTCTCACCCAGTTGCACATCATTGCGAATGGCTCTCTTTGATTTTTATAGAGCAAGATGATGACATGTGGGAAGCTGCAAAAGCTTTAttactcatttatttaaaaattgacAG GTTACAGCGTGATGCTGCAGATAACTTAAgccaggaagaggaggaaagctgGAACTTCCGTACGCATGCAAGTGGCTATAATCCtcactgcatatttttattttttctagaaaaaatcGCGTTTGATTCCACAGTACTGCTAGATTTTTTGATTTCATCGGAGACTTGCTTTCTGGAGTACTTGGTAAGGTACTTAAAACTTCTTAGAGAAGACTGGCATCAGTTTGTAAACGTCTGTAACCATTTTGATACCAAGCACGGCACTTGTCAACCGATTTCTTCTATCAAGGCTGCACGTCAAGAAGAACAAAGCTGTGTGACTGGTGTGAGTTTGCAAAATGCTTGTTGTGAACCAGAACCACAGACTTTGATACCTTTGGCTTCTTCTCACAATTACTTAGTGTTTACAACAGAGCAAGGTGATAATGAAGTTGCAGAGTCTAACCAGTCTAACTCATTGCTATGCAATGATAATACATCTCTGCTGGGTTCTCTTCAAAGCCTTGTTAATTATGACAGCTCAGAAGATTCTGAATTAGAATCAGTTGGAAAAGAGTGCTTAGTAAACACAAAGCAGATGCCTTTACATGAGGAGCATGAGACAATGATAAGGGAAACTGTTTGCAGCTACACAGATGATAAACAGAATACACTCGAGTCTGAAGCGTTGCCTCTGAAACAAAAGGGATCTAATACCTCATCCAGCTTGGCGTGTATAGTGTCTTCAGATAACATCATTCCCCTAAGAATAATGCTTTATAAATCAACAAAGTGTTTGGAAGAACTGCAAAAAGCTATTTCTAGGttgcagagaagaaatcttttcccTTATAATCCATCTGCACTGTTGAGACTACTGAGTCACATTGAGAAGATTAGTAAGAACATGAATTCACAATAA
- the LINS1 gene encoding protein Lines homolog 1 isoform X1, whose protein sequence is MKISLLQQMYKDVLAGTPLPKESYYYTSFLNLCVEQSQERDELCDLPSSDGSVRSHQDAMSDTVVPTTDDVSRNLANMNFSFCPREVMLLQLTLIKMLVAKAESQEIEFSARQKYGEILLLLLKETKIDSELVYLLSSYDRLLSHTASKSLASLVYFQLKEENAVNVTWLTFSLKSLLEFPMHTQVAECLWTLTAVIQDVMKDKVLPKAGILKLLAPLDAVLEGFYSSILLHHFDSQLYSSPYSANNLISFIDLLEALLASRTQLELPLKCQRVLFLKVSYVLNLINSSTHYFFKKKFIMLLKKCVLYKPQEDAVTGSQFLQNPYLKEDMLALSNAVLQVVNLTWLNEIPLGEKASYFGSSEALSGDNTQSGSDQTVLRALSLAVLKTLEFKCQNSATEAEIKEGFQSSMSHLLTFWRNHMKHSPHSHPVAHHCEWLSLIFIEQDDDMWEAAKALLLIYLKIDRLQRDAADNLSQEEEESWNFRTHASGYNPHCIFLFFLEKIAFDSTVLLDFLISSETCFLEYLVRYLKLLREDWHQFVNVCNHFDTKHGTCQPISSIKAARQEEQSCVTGVSLQNACCEPEPQTLIPLASSHNYLVFTTEQGDNEVAESNQSNSLLCNDNTSLLGSLQSLVNYDSSEDSELESVGKECLVNTKQMPLHEEHETMIRETVCSYTDDKQNTLESEALPLKQKGSNTSSSLACIVSSDNIIPLRIMLYKSTKCLEELQKAISRLQRRNLFPYNPSALLRLLSHIEKISKNMNSQ, encoded by the exons ATGAAGATATCTCTGCTACAGCAGATGTATAAGGATGTACTGGCAGGCACTCCGTTACCAAAGGAAAGCTATTATTACACCTCTTTTCTTAATCTATGTGTTGAGCAGTCACAGGAAAGAGATGAATTGTGTGATCTGCCATCTAGTGATGGCAGTGTTAGGAGTCATCAGGACGCTATGTCGGACACTGTTGTCCCTACAACAGATGATGTATCGCGGAATTTAGCAAACATGAACTTCTCATTTTGTCCACGAGAAGTGATGCTGCTTCAGTTAACTTTGATCAAAATGCTGGTTGCTAAAGCAGAGTCCCAGGAAATTGAATTCAGTGCAAGACAGAAGTACGGTGAaatccttctccttcttttgaaagaaacaaaaattgacTCAGAATTG GTTTATCTTCTCAGTAGCTACGATCGTCTGTTATCTCACACGGCTTCAAAAAGTTTAGCATCTCTTGTATATTTCCAGCTGAAGGAAGAG AATGCAGTAAATGTCACCTGGCTCACCTTCAGTTTGAAAAGTCTTCTGGAGTTCCCTATGCACACCCAAGTAGCAGAATGCCTGTGGACTCTTACAGCTGTTATCCAGGATGTAATGAAAGATAAAGTGTTACCCAAAGCAG GTATTTTGAAGTTGTTGGCTCCTCTTGATGCTGTGCTTGAAGGATTTTACAGTTCCATTCTGCTCCATCATTTTGACAGTCAGCTCTATAGTTCACCTTATTCCGCAAACAATTTGATCAGTTTCATAGACCTGCTTGAAGCACTTCTGGCTTCTAGAACTCAATTAGAGCTACCACTGAAATGTCAGAgagtattgtttttaaaagtgtcTTATGTCCTGAACCTCATTAACTCATCAACTCACTATTTCTTCAAGAAGAAGTTCATTATGCTTCTTAAAAAATGTGTCCTTTATAAGCCTCAAGAAGATGCTGTAACTGGGTCTCAGTTCTTACAAAACccatatttaaaagaagatatGCTTGCACTAAGTAATGCTGTCCTGCAAGTTGTGAATTTGACTTGGCTTAATGAAATCCCACTCGGTGAAAAGGCCAGCTACTTTGGAAGCAGCGAAGCTCTTTCTGGAGATAATACTCAAAGTGGTTCTGACCAAACTGTCCTCAGAGCCCTAAGTCTGGCTGTGCTCAAAACACTGGAGTTCAAGTGTCAGAACTCTGCGACAGAAGCTGAAATCAAAG AAGGATTTCAGAGTTCCATGTCCCATCTGCTGACATTCTGGAGGAATCACATGAAGCATTCCCCACACTCTCACCCAGTTGCACATCATTGCGAATGGCTCTCTTTGATTTTTATAGAGCAAGATGATGACATGTGGGAAGCTGCAAAAGCTTTAttactcatttatttaaaaattgacAG GTTACAGCGTGATGCTGCAGATAACTTAAgccaggaagaggaggaaagctgGAACTTCCGTACGCATGCAAGTGGCTATAATCCtcactgcatatttttattttttctagaaaaaatcGCGTTTGATTCCACAGTACTGCTAGATTTTTTGATTTCATCGGAGACTTGCTTTCTGGAGTACTTGGTAAGGTACTTAAAACTTCTTAGAGAAGACTGGCATCAGTTTGTAAACGTCTGTAACCATTTTGATACCAAGCACGGCACTTGTCAACCGATTTCTTCTATCAAGGCTGCACGTCAAGAAGAACAAAGCTGTGTGACTGGTGTGAGTTTGCAAAATGCTTGTTGTGAACCAGAACCACAGACTTTGATACCTTTGGCTTCTTCTCACAATTACTTAGTGTTTACAACAGAGCAAGGTGATAATGAAGTTGCAGAGTCTAACCAGTCTAACTCATTGCTATGCAATGATAATACATCTCTGCTGGGTTCTCTTCAAAGCCTTGTTAATTATGACAGCTCAGAAGATTCTGAATTAGAATCAGTTGGAAAAGAGTGCTTAGTAAACACAAAGCAGATGCCTTTACATGAGGAGCATGAGACAATGATAAGGGAAACTGTTTGCAGCTACACAGATGATAAACAGAATACACTCGAGTCTGAAGCGTTGCCTCTGAAACAAAAGGGATCTAATACCTCATCCAGCTTGGCGTGTATAGTGTCTTCAGATAACATCATTCCCCTAAGAATAATGCTTTATAAATCAACAAAGTGTTTGGAAGAACTGCAAAAAGCTATTTCTAGGttgcagagaagaaatcttttcccTTATAATCCATCTGCACTGTTGAGACTACTGAGTCACATTGAGAAGATTAGTAAGAACATGAATTCACAATAA